The Lentisphaerota bacterium nucleotide sequence TCACAGGGTCTTCTTCGTAGTCGAAAAAGGCGTCAAATTCACGAACCCCCATGCACGGACGGTGAAAGCATTTGCCGGAAGAGGCACGACGCTTGATCTGGCCAAGATACTTGCCGATGTTGCACGAGGCGCGGTCAGCCAATTGCGTCAGTTTGACTTCGGCGGTAATCAAGTATTCAACGTCCCGCAAGGCAAGCATGTTGCGCTGGGTTCCGTCAGCCGCACCGCCGCCTGCTTGGATGGGTTTGACCTCGACCGTGCCGTTCATCCAAGACTGCGCACTCTTATCGCTGATAACAGCAGTAACCTCGTTGCGGCGGGTGGAAAACCAAACGCCGCGTTTGACAACATGGATCGTGTCAATCAGGTAATACATCTCCGGTTCCCAGTAAACGGCTTCGAGGATGCCGCGGGCAGCGGACGGTGTAATGACCGGATAGCTGACCCGTTCGACTTTCATTTCAGGGCGTGTAAAACAGGCGAAGTCCCCCCACACGCGCAGGGTGATGCGGTTGTCTTTTATCATAGCAAGAAGTCCTCCAGTGGCGGCGCGTTGTCGGGTTTGATGATCCCCACGTGACGGTTGTACTGGGCGCAATCCAGCACAAAGATTTCAAGGTTGGGTAAAAGCGGAGTGAGCAATTGATGCTGCTGAAAGAAAAGGAAGTCCCGTTGGCGGGTGTTCACCATGTAACGCTGGAGGCGGCGGAGATCGTCACGGGTGAAACGCGGTTCCTCCGGGGCATGTTTGGCCCGGTTGCGGATTTCGGCGATAACATGGCGGGCGAAGCCCTTTGGAATGACGACAGGGGTTCCGGAGTCATGGATAACGACCGCTTTCTCGGCGACCGTGCGGAAATGGAACGCCTCGCGCTCGCGCTGAATGTCGTGTTGGTCGGAGTCCGACAATTGGAAAAGCGCTGAGAAGTAGTCCGCAAAAATAGACGGATCACTGGCTAACGCATCACCGGCTCGGTCTGTCAACCTCGCCAGCGTGATGGCGGCTTGTTCAGTGGCGGTGCTGTAGATGCCGCCGGGCAATTTGTTGTCTTCCGGCTTAAAGACATTTACCGTGCCGAAGTCAGCGAGTTTGTGTTCACGGTTACACCGACCCGCGACCTGAACGATGGAGTCCAGGGGCCCCATCGCCCGCCAGACGGCAGGGAAGTCTACATCCACGCCCGCTTCGATGAGTTGCGTGGCAATGACACGGCAGGGACAACCGGCCTTGAGGGCGCGGCGAATGCGACGGATAACGACAAGCCGATGAGCAGGACACATCGCGGAGGAAAGGTGGATCGGCTTTTGCTTGGAATCCGTGATTCTGTCGTTCAGTTTGTCCCATAGTTCGCGGGCGTGGCGTGTCAGATTGACAACACAAAGGCATTGTGGCTCGGCGACAAGACGGTCGGCTAGTGTGTCCCAATCCAGCGGTGCCGACTCAAACGAGTAGCTCACACGGCGGAGCGTTCTGTAAACAGCATCCGGTTCCGGCGCGATTTCGCGGATTTCATCAGGTTCGAAACCGTCTGGAAGACTGCGCGATTTACGGAAGGCAGGCTGTGTGGCGGAACTAAACACGACACTCACCCCGTAGTTCGCCGCGAGTTCGCGAAAGACCGAAAGCACCGGCGTCAGCAGGTGCGTCGGAAGCGTCTGCACCTCGTCGAAGATGACCACCGAGTTCGCGATGTTGTGCAACTTGCGAGCACGGGAGGGCGAGGCAGCGAAGAGCGACTCGATGAACTGGACGGATGTGGTGACAATGACGGGCGCGTCCCAGTTCTCGGAAACGAAGTCAAGATGCGAGACATCCTCGTCGTTCTCGCAATCGCGCGGTTTCACGGACGAATGGCATTCCAAAACG carries:
- the cas5c gene encoding type I-C CRISPR-associated protein Cas5, whose translation is MIKDNRITLRVWGDFACFTRPEMKVERVSYPVITPSAARGILEAVYWEPEMYYLIDTIHVVKRGVWFSTRRNEVTAVISDKSAQSWMNGTVEVKPIQAGGGAADGTQRNMLALRDVEYLITAEVKLTQLADRASCNIGKYLGQIKRRASSGKCFHRPCMGVREFDAFFDYEEDPVTAFDRRKEELAATGNPLSSIKYEPLGLMLYDVFDYRLFEKGFKWLTPEAITATREQFEQSLSGLKKGEKTKRLQEYNADPSHLFAGKKITPRPSFFQAEINNNIVRCHPDDTPVLIQDDTEGK
- the cas3 gene encoding CRISPR-associated helicase Cas3' produces the protein MTKNNFISMVTLNSYVKGIVLNGYAHSIDGAPISDWQPLDQHAIAVASMGCEFGRAFGASQWGYAAGLLHDLGKARRPFQEMLAGNRRRDNNTQHAKYGAAAAFCAESLPLAFAVAGHHAGLHNVCDLQAMVADTNSSDLVRTVMPQQFSLPKENSLPTHISAENLLSLEFFTRMVFSCLIDADRLDSAFWEKLGANTVKLAASAIPLDASVLLARIIAERNRKRDANPTSPMADIRNSIFDACVSAAEKEKGFFSLTVPTGGGKTLAGMAFALAHAKRHNLRRVIVVIPYLSIIEQNAAEYRRVLDPDNKGVVLECHSSVKPRDCENDEDVSHLDFVSENWDAPVIVTTSVQFIESLFAASPSRARKLHNIANSVVIFDEVQTLPTHLLTPVLSVFRELAANYGVSVVFSSATQPAFRKSRSLPDGFEPDEIREIAPEPDAVYRTLRRVSYSFESAPLDWDTLADRLVAEPQCLCVVNLTRHARELWDKLNDRITDSKQKPIHLSSAMCPAHRLVVIRRIRRALKAGCPCRVIATQLIEAGVDVDFPAVWRAMGPLDSIVQVAGRCNREHKLADFGTVNVFKPEDNKLPGGIYSTATEQAAITLARLTDRAGDALASDPSIFADYFSALFQLSDSDQHDIQREREAFHFRTVAEKAVVIHDSGTPVVIPKGFARHVIAEIRNRAKHAPEEPRFTRDDLRRLQRYMVNTRQRDFLFFQQHQLLTPLLPNLEIFVLDCAQYNRHVGIIKPDNAPPLEDFLL